One region of Parerythrobacter jejuensis genomic DNA includes:
- a CDS encoding flavin-containing monooxygenase, with protein MTGTTAGSPTDFDVLIVGAGISGIGMAAHMEMHCPDHSYGIVEMRDNLGGTWDLFRYPGIRSDSDMHTLGFVFEPWKHEKSIADAPAILDYLNTIVDERGIREHIRYGHRVISADFDRSTARWTVTVELQDGEKKRLTANFVYLGSGYYDYDEPYDAGFELGEFKGQVIHPQFWPQDLDYSGKKVVVIGSGATAVTIVPSMSDKAEHVTMLQRTPTWMFSRPAKDGLANFLRKILPEELAYKITRFKNIKMQDFSFKMARNRPEKVKKSLYKRIEKALGKDYNKTDFTPPYDPWDQRLCLVPDDDLFAAMRAGKASVVTAKIARFVENGIQLDNGDLLEADIIITATGLKLAIAGKIDVSVGGEKVDFAQRYYYKGCMFSNLPNLAVVFGYLNASWTLRADINSDYVCRVLNHMKATGTQIAEPVLTPAEEVTLEEDDIFDFSSGYIQRGKHIMPKNAVEYPWRLNQEYILDRKRMVDEPIDDGLLDFQRAGANARGSEETLEPAE; from the coding sequence ATGACCGGCACAACCGCTGGAAGCCCGACCGACTTTGACGTGCTGATTGTAGGCGCCGGCATTTCTGGCATCGGCATGGCTGCACATATGGAAATGCACTGCCCTGATCACAGCTATGGGATTGTCGAGATGCGCGACAATTTGGGCGGCACATGGGATTTGTTCCGCTATCCCGGCATCCGGTCCGATAGCGACATGCACACGCTGGGCTTTGTATTTGAGCCGTGGAAGCACGAGAAATCCATCGCCGATGCCCCGGCCATTCTCGACTATCTCAACACGATCGTCGACGAGCGCGGCATTCGCGAACATATCCGTTATGGCCACCGGGTCATCTCGGCAGATTTCGATCGTTCCACCGCTCGATGGACTGTCACTGTTGAATTGCAAGACGGCGAGAAGAAGCGGCTGACGGCGAATTTTGTGTATCTCGGCTCGGGCTATTACGATTATGACGAGCCCTATGATGCCGGTTTCGAACTTGGCGAATTCAAGGGTCAGGTGATCCATCCGCAGTTCTGGCCGCAGGACCTGGACTATAGCGGCAAGAAGGTTGTGGTGATCGGTTCTGGTGCGACCGCCGTGACGATCGTTCCGTCAATGTCCGACAAGGCAGAGCACGTCACGATGCTGCAGCGGACGCCGACATGGATGTTCAGCCGCCCGGCAAAGGATGGATTGGCGAATTTCCTGAGGAAGATCCTGCCCGAAGAGCTCGCTTACAAAATCACCCGGTTCAAGAACATCAAGATGCAGGATTTCAGCTTCAAGATGGCTCGCAATCGGCCCGAGAAGGTCAAGAAGAGCCTGTACAAGCGGATCGAGAAAGCGCTCGGGAAAGACTACAACAAGACTGATTTCACGCCGCCCTATGATCCGTGGGACCAGCGTCTGTGTCTCGTTCCTGACGATGATCTCTTCGCCGCTATGCGCGCAGGCAAAGCCAGCGTCGTAACAGCGAAGATCGCGCGATTCGTCGAAAACGGTATCCAGCTCGACAATGGTGACCTGCTCGAAGCAGATATCATCATCACCGCGACCGGGCTCAAGCTCGCCATCGCCGGGAAGATCGATGTTTCTGTCGGCGGCGAGAAAGTCGATTTCGCCCAGCGCTATTATTACAAGGGCTGCATGTTCTCGAACCTGCCCAATCTTGCCGTCGTGTTCGGTTATCTCAATGCCAGCTGGACCCTGAGGGCGGACATCAATTCCGATTATGTCTGCCGCGTCCTCAATCACATGAAGGCAACGGGCACCCAGATAGCAGAGCCGGTCTTGACCCCGGCGGAGGAAGTTACGCTGGAAGAAGACGATATTTTCGATTTCTCGAGCGGTTACATCCAGCGTGGCAAGCACATCATGCCCAAGAATGCGGTCGAGTATCCCTGGCGTCTCAACCAGGAGTATATTCTGGATCGCAAGCGGATGGTCGACGAACCGATTGACGATGGCTTGCTGGATTTCCAACGCGCCGGTGCCAATGCGCGAGGGAGCGAAGAAACGCTCGAACCTGCAGAGTAG